One part of the Cyclobacteriaceae bacterium genome encodes these proteins:
- the porV gene encoding type IX secretion system outer membrane channel protein PorV: protein MKLTGLAVLAAILLGNLSFGQSITGRDSTNKVITTAVPFLTISPDARSAALGDAGAASAPDANAAFWNPAKLVFVDQTYGGSISYTPWLGKIINDMWISYLTGYYKITREQAVALSMKYFDLGDISFRGTGNEPLGDFRPREFSLDLTYSRMLTENLSVGLTGRYIHSNLTGAFTAQGGAVDARPGRSAAADIGVYYNKPMKGTKNNTLALAAVISNIGAKLSYTDNDNTDFLPTNLRLGAAYTTEVDMFNSFSFILDFNKLMVPTIDNGQTVLGGMFSSFTDAPGGFAEEMKEFIVNTGVEYWYNKTFAGRAGYFLEAREKGNRKYMTLGVGFRKDRFGIDVAYIVPTNKREHPLAETLRFSLLLQVEGSDRDKKSVTD, encoded by the coding sequence ATGAAGCTAACAGGCCTTGCCGTACTTGCAGCCATATTACTTGGTAATTTATCCTTTGGTCAATCCATCACAGGTCGCGATTCAACCAATAAAGTCATAACTACAGCCGTTCCATTCCTTACCATAAGCCCCGATGCGCGCAGCGCAGCCCTTGGCGATGCGGGTGCAGCTTCGGCCCCCGATGCGAACGCAGCGTTTTGGAACCCCGCAAAGCTTGTATTTGTGGACCAAACTTATGGCGGTTCGATTTCATACACCCCATGGCTTGGTAAGATTATTAATGACATGTGGATATCCTACCTCACCGGTTATTATAAGATAACACGCGAACAAGCTGTTGCCCTCTCGATGAAATACTTTGATTTGGGAGACATCAGTTTTCGCGGTACAGGCAACGAACCCCTGGGCGATTTCAGGCCAAGGGAATTCTCACTCGACCTAACATATTCGAGAATGTTAACCGAAAACCTGAGTGTTGGTTTAACAGGAAGGTATATCCATTCAAACCTAACCGGTGCGTTTACTGCACAAGGAGGTGCGGTTGATGCCCGGCCGGGAAGAAGTGCAGCGGCCGATATTGGTGTTTACTACAACAAACCCATGAAAGGCACAAAAAACAATACGCTTGCATTGGCCGCAGTTATTTCAAACATAGGGGCAAAACTTTCCTATACCGATAATGATAACACCGACTTTCTGCCAACAAATTTAAGACTTGGTGCCGCCTACACTACAGAGGTTGACATGTTCAACAGTTTCTCGTTCATTTTGGATTTTAACAAACTCATGGTACCCACAATCGATAACGGACAAACGGTTTTAGGAGGCATGTTTAGCTCCTTTACGGATGCTCCCGGTGGTTTTGCTGAAGAAATGAAAGAGTTCATCGTTAACACAGGTGTTGAATATTGGTACAATAAAACCTTTGCAGGTCGTGCAGGCTATTTTTTAGAAGCACGGGAAAAAGGCAACCGAAAATACATGACCTTAGGCGTAGGCTTCCGAAAAGATCGTTTTGGTATAGACGTAGCTTACATCGTGCCCACAAACAAAAGAGAGCACCCGTTGGCTGAAACTCTTCGCTTCTCGCTGCTGCTCCAGGTTGAGGGCAGTGACCGCGACAAGAAATCCGTGACTGACTAA
- a CDS encoding S41 family peptidase: MQRKVKWVVGIVVVSVCFFAFKKPAENYFEIAKSLDIFATLFKEVNTYYVDEVDPQKLIRHGIDSMLESLDPYTDFIPEEDLDNFRIATTGQYAGIGALIGVINKKIVITHPYKNFPANKSGIKVGDELIAVNGVSVQGKTTAETSALLKGPSKTEVEVRIRRYGQKNDLIFKIKREKISINNLAYAGLIGTDIGYLKLDDFTPGASREVADAITKLKQQGAKKIILDLRDNPGGLLHEAVNIVNLFIPKGKEVVSTKGKVAEWNKTYTTLNNPLDTEIPLAILISEGSASAAEIVAGALQDYDRAILIGGRTFGKGLVQTTRQLSYNAQLKVTTAKYYIPSGRCIQKLDYAHRKLDGSVSAFADSLKSAFQTKRGRTVYDGGGLDPDILLEQRYLGEVTSTLFTSGLIFEYATKFCNETPVQPDLKTFKLSDREFDKFITWTRDQKFTYATSLEYETKKLMEAAKKERYFSDLEGELKSLSNKIESNKATDLARFKDEIVELLSRQIAFHYALNEGQYLVALNHDKAIEEAKKLFEDSLAYKKILSIN, encoded by the coding sequence ATGCAGAGAAAGGTTAAATGGGTTGTTGGGATAGTGGTAGTGTCGGTTTGCTTTTTTGCCTTCAAAAAGCCAGCTGAGAATTATTTCGAAATAGCCAAAAGCCTGGATATTTTCGCCACACTTTTTAAAGAGGTTAATACTTATTATGTCGATGAAGTCGATCCACAGAAACTTATTCGACATGGTATTGACAGCATGTTGGAATCGTTAGATCCCTATACAGATTTTATTCCGGAAGAAGACCTCGATAATTTCAGGATTGCAACTACAGGTCAATATGCTGGCATTGGCGCGCTTATCGGTGTAATTAATAAAAAGATTGTCATAACACATCCCTATAAAAATTTTCCCGCAAATAAATCAGGAATCAAGGTTGGCGATGAGTTGATTGCGGTAAACGGAGTTTCTGTTCAGGGAAAAACAACAGCAGAGACAAGCGCACTATTAAAGGGGCCGTCAAAAACTGAAGTTGAAGTTAGAATAAGAAGGTACGGACAAAAGAACGACCTGATCTTTAAAATCAAACGCGAAAAAATTTCAATCAATAATCTTGCCTATGCCGGACTGATAGGGACGGATATCGGTTATTTAAAATTAGATGATTTTACACCGGGAGCCTCCAGGGAAGTAGCCGATGCAATAACAAAACTGAAGCAACAGGGCGCAAAGAAAATTATCCTCGACCTTCGGGATAATCCGGGAGGTTTGTTGCACGAGGCAGTCAATATTGTTAACCTGTTTATCCCAAAAGGAAAAGAAGTGGTTAGCACTAAGGGCAAAGTTGCGGAGTGGAACAAAACGTATACAACACTGAACAACCCACTGGATACCGAAATACCCTTAGCCATTTTGATAAGCGAGGGTAGTGCTTCAGCCGCTGAAATTGTTGCCGGTGCTTTGCAGGATTATGATCGGGCAATACTGATAGGGGGCCGTACCTTTGGTAAGGGACTTGTTCAAACCACCCGCCAATTATCGTACAATGCTCAGCTAAAAGTAACTACTGCAAAATATTATATACCCAGTGGCAGGTGTATTCAAAAATTGGATTATGCCCACCGAAAACTAGACGGCTCTGTAAGCGCCTTTGCCGATTCGCTTAAATCAGCATTCCAAACTAAGCGCGGAAGAACAGTGTATGATGGCGGTGGTCTTGATCCGGATATTTTGCTGGAGCAACGATATTTGGGTGAAGTAACTTCAACACTCTTTACATCCGGATTGATTTTCGAATATGCAACCAAATTTTGCAATGAAACTCCGGTTCAACCCGACTTAAAAACGTTTAAACTCTCCGATAGGGAATTCGATAAGTTTATTACCTGGACAAGGGATCAGAAGTTTACATACGCTACATCTTTGGAGTATGAAACAAAAAAATTGATGGAAGCCGCAAAAAAGGAAAGATACTTTTCTGATTTGGAAGGGGAATTAAAGTCACTTTCAAACAAAATTGAGTCGAATAAGGCAACTGACCTTGCTCGTTTCAAGGATGAAATCGTAGAGCTTCTTTCGCGGCAAATAGCCTTTCATTATGCTTTAAATGAAGGGCAGTATCTTGTTGCACTAAATCATGATAAGGCAATTGAAGAGGCTAAAAAATTATTTGAGGATAGTTTAGCCTACAAAAAAATCCTTTCAATCAACTGA
- a CDS encoding MBL fold metallo-hydrolase, with the protein MLQIKSFEFNPFQENTYVLYDQTKECVIVDPGCFEKQEEEALVNFIRANQLTVTRLINTHCHIDHVLGNAFVKQHFNVKLYIHPAEEAMLRAVKTYAPNYGFYQYQDSTPDGFIDEKNNLAFGQQSLQVLFVPGHSPGHIALYDKYSKSLIGGDVLFQNSIGRTDLPGGDYETLIASIHNNFFTLPDDVTVYCGHGPSTTIGFEKRTNPFCALTL; encoded by the coding sequence ATGCTGCAAATTAAAAGTTTTGAATTCAATCCATTCCAGGAGAACACTTATGTACTCTATGATCAAACAAAAGAATGCGTGATAGTCGATCCGGGATGTTTTGAAAAGCAGGAAGAGGAAGCATTGGTCAACTTCATTCGGGCAAACCAATTAACCGTTACCAGGCTTATTAACACACACTGCCATATTGATCATGTGCTGGGCAATGCTTTTGTAAAGCAACATTTCAACGTTAAGTTATACATCCACCCTGCCGAGGAGGCGATGTTACGGGCTGTTAAAACATATGCCCCCAATTATGGATTCTATCAATACCAGGACTCAACACCGGATGGTTTTATTGACGAAAAAAATAATCTTGCTTTTGGGCAACAATCGCTTCAGGTGCTTTTTGTTCCAGGGCATAGCCCGGGCCATATAGCGTTGTATGACAAATACTCAAAATCATTGATCGGGGGCGATGTGCTTTTTCAAAACAGCATTGGCCGAACAGATTTACCCGGGGGCGACTACGAAACCCTGATTGCCAGCATTCATAATAATTTTTTTACCCTGCCCGATGATGTTACCGTATATTGCGGCCATGGACCGAGCACTACCATTGGCTTCGAGAAAAGAACCAATCCGTTTTGTGCATTAACACTATAA
- the rnpA gene encoding ribonuclease P protein component gives MGSFSFPKSERLSKRNSIQELFTKGSSFYLYPFKVLVQKSEDLSGKHQALFSVSKRNFKRAVDRNLIKRRIREAYRLNKALLPESPKLQMAYIYTPREILDFHTIQEKLIDSIKRLHQYAEKG, from the coding sequence ATGGGTTCATTCAGCTTTCCTAAATCCGAAAGATTATCCAAACGCAATAGCATTCAGGAACTCTTTACCAAGGGTTCCTCTTTTTATTTATACCCTTTTAAGGTATTGGTGCAAAAAAGTGAAGATTTGTCAGGTAAGCACCAGGCCCTTTTTTCTGTATCCAAACGCAATTTTAAAAGGGCAGTAGACCGGAATTTGATCAAAAGAAGGATAAGGGAAGCATACCGTTTGAATAAGGCACTGCTACCGGAATCGCCAAAGTTGCAAATGGCGTATATTTATACACCCAGGGAAATACTGGATTTTCATACCATTCAAGAGAAATTAATAGACTCAATTAAGCGTTTACATCAGTATGCAGAGAAAGGTTAA
- a CDS encoding DUF2480 family protein — MNDQNEIVNRVTSSALVTFDLEVLYQPGERVLIDIKEQLFKELVLKEKDFRDFIKTHNWQQYQNKFVAITCSTDAIIPTWAYMLMATALKPYAKLFFFGSIERLEEKIFEEQLSEIKWAEYSGKKVVVKGCSKVQVPVSIYLEVARYLQPYVSSLMFGEPCSTVPLFKAPKTTSLK; from the coding sequence ATGAACGATCAAAATGAAATAGTGAATAGGGTAACCTCAAGCGCTTTGGTAACATTTGATCTTGAAGTGCTCTATCAACCCGGGGAGCGTGTTCTCATCGACATTAAAGAGCAGCTGTTCAAGGAACTGGTCTTAAAGGAGAAAGACTTTCGCGATTTTATTAAAACACACAACTGGCAACAGTACCAGAATAAATTTGTGGCAATTACCTGCTCAACAGACGCAATTATTCCAACCTGGGCTTACATGTTAATGGCAACTGCTTTAAAGCCCTATGCTAAACTATTTTTCTTCGGCTCCATTGAACGTCTGGAAGAAAAAATATTTGAAGAGCAATTGTCTGAAATAAAATGGGCAGAATATTCAGGAAAGAAAGTTGTTGTTAAAGGATGTAGCAAAGTTCAGGTTCCGGTTTCCATATACCTTGAGGTTGCGCGATACCTTCAACCATACGTGTCCAGTCTTATGTTTGGCGAGCCATGCTCAACCGTCCCGCTTTTTAAAGCGCCCAAAACTACTTCTTTAAAATAG
- the pssA gene encoding CDP-diacylglycerol--serine O-phosphatidyltransferase — protein sequence MIRHLPNFLTCCNLFCGSVGIVFALENRPIPAAYFVWAACIFDFFDGFTARSLKVSSPIGKELDSLADVVSFGLLPAIVIYKLWGADAGGYLPLLSFSIVIFSALRLAIFNIDDKQKDSFRGLPTPANALLLTALPLQAPLVLEWLRNPWILSTIVVLSSWLLVSPIELFALKFKNFTWQENKTRFTFLMLSVLVLAFWQATALPVIIILYIALSLGVQLLSK from the coding sequence ATGATCCGACACCTTCCCAATTTTCTAACCTGTTGTAACCTGTTTTGTGGAAGCGTAGGGATTGTTTTTGCCCTGGAAAACCGGCCAATACCGGCAGCTTATTTTGTTTGGGCCGCATGCATATTCGATTTTTTTGATGGGTTCACCGCCCGAAGCCTGAAAGTGAGTTCACCGATCGGCAAAGAACTTGATTCGCTGGCCGATGTTGTAAGTTTTGGATTACTGCCGGCCATCGTTATCTATAAGCTATGGGGTGCAGATGCAGGTGGGTACCTGCCACTCTTATCCTTTTCCATAGTAATCTTTTCCGCTTTACGCCTGGCCATTTTTAACATTGACGATAAACAAAAAGATTCGTTTCGTGGCTTACCAACACCTGCCAACGCTCTTCTGTTAACTGCCCTTCCACTACAAGCACCCCTTGTATTAGAGTGGCTTAGAAACCCGTGGATACTTTCAACAATCGTTGTGCTTTCATCGTGGTTGCTGGTTTCACCGATTGAATTATTTGCCCTCAAATTCAAAAATTTCACCTGGCAGGAGAACAAAACCAGGTTTACCTTCCTTATGCTATCGGTATTAGTACTGGCCTTCTGGCAGGCGACAGCATTGCCAGTGATTATAATTTTATATATCGCTTTGTCGTTAGGCGTACAGTTGTTATCAAAATAA
- a CDS encoding insulinase family protein: MLDRKSPPAFIQDTNFKLLKPENQNLNGDNKVLFINGGDQEVVKVELVFNAGRWFESKSGISHFTSILLPKGTPSLNSYQISSIFDFYGIHLEINPGLDFTSINLYGLSKNITAVLDLLIDMLTVSSFPETELHQAKEQYVQGLKINLEKTSYLAARHFRRILFGNTHPYGKDFELTDVQNLNQDELSGFRDNFFKNFSAFVSGKTPDATKQQIANKLNQLIPIKIHRKQHLKSPAAERNQHIDKEGSIQTSLRMGKQVIGRTHPDYPGLLLLNHAFGGFFGSRLMKNIREEKGLTYGIHSTIHPLKHESYFVISADVNRENRSLTINEIKKELEKICTQPLQQNEIDIARNHFIGSLQSDMSTPFAHADKIKAIELFNLDAEYYQRLINEIIKINTKSLQGLAEKYFAESDFYTISVG, encoded by the coding sequence ATGCTCGATAGGAAATCTCCGCCTGCATTCATTCAGGATACAAACTTCAAATTATTAAAACCAGAAAACCAAAACCTTAACGGAGATAACAAGGTACTGTTTATAAATGGTGGCGACCAGGAAGTTGTTAAGGTAGAACTTGTCTTTAATGCCGGCCGTTGGTTCGAAAGCAAATCCGGCATATCTCATTTTACTTCCATCCTTCTTCCTAAAGGAACACCTTCCTTAAACAGCTATCAAATCTCCAGCATCTTTGATTTTTATGGTATTCATTTGGAGATTAACCCTGGCTTGGATTTTACTTCCATTAATCTTTATGGCCTTTCCAAAAACATTACTGCCGTTCTTGATTTGTTGATTGACATGTTAACCGTGTCATCATTCCCCGAAACCGAATTGCATCAAGCCAAAGAACAATATGTGCAAGGGCTTAAAATCAATCTGGAAAAAACAAGCTATTTGGCAGCCCGTCATTTTAGGAGAATTCTGTTCGGAAATACACATCCCTACGGAAAAGATTTTGAATTAACAGACGTTCAGAACCTCAACCAAGATGAGCTTAGTGGATTCAGGGATAACTTCTTCAAAAATTTTTCAGCATTTGTTTCCGGAAAAACCCCTGATGCTACCAAACAGCAAATTGCTAATAAACTCAATCAGTTAATACCAATAAAAATTCATAGAAAGCAACATTTAAAATCCCCTGCAGCAGAGCGAAACCAGCATATAGATAAAGAAGGAAGCATCCAAACATCCTTACGCATGGGCAAACAAGTAATTGGTCGAACGCATCCAGATTATCCTGGGCTCCTACTGCTAAACCATGCTTTTGGCGGTTTCTTTGGATCACGATTGATGAAGAACATCCGTGAAGAGAAGGGGTTAACTTATGGGATCCACTCCACCATTCACCCACTAAAACACGAGAGTTATTTCGTAATCAGTGCCGATGTAAACCGCGAAAACCGTTCGCTAACCATCAATGAAATCAAAAAAGAATTAGAAAAAATTTGTACACAGCCCCTGCAACAAAATGAAATAGACATCGCCCGAAATCACTTCATTGGGAGCCTCCAATCCGATATGAGTACACCCTTTGCACATGCGGACAAAATTAAAGCCATCGAACTCTTCAATCTGGATGCAGAATACTACCAGCGACTTATTAACGAAATAATAAAGATCAATACAAAGAGCCTTCAGGGTTTGGCAGAAAAGTACTTTGCTGAATCCGATTTCTACACAATTTCAGTCGGCTAG
- the tsaB gene encoding tRNA (adenosine(37)-N6)-threonylcarbamoyltransferase complex dimerization subunit type 1 TsaB: MPLILSVETSTRICSVAIHRKEQLLTSAEIHIDQAHGAKLALLINDIAKFAGIALKDLNAVAISSGPGSYTGLRIGTSTAKGLCFALGIPLISVDTLKLMVFQMSMRANVDQGALLCPMIDARRMEVYCLVTDHNLSEIQPMAPKVIDESSFTDLLVHKKIIFFGDGAAKCKSILAGKNAVFIDNLYPQASAVGVMAYQKFKQTLFESIVDFEPTYLKDFQVKPPQAVKG, encoded by the coding sequence ATGCCCTTAATTCTTAGCGTTGAAACTTCCACAAGGATTTGTTCAGTAGCAATTCATAGAAAGGAACAATTACTAACCTCTGCTGAAATTCATATTGATCAGGCACATGGTGCCAAACTGGCTTTACTGATTAATGATATTGCAAAGTTTGCAGGTATTGCACTGAAAGATTTAAATGCTGTTGCAATTTCGTCAGGTCCTGGTTCTTACACTGGATTAAGGATAGGTACATCAACAGCAAAGGGTTTATGTTTTGCATTGGGTATACCATTGATTTCAGTTGATACTTTAAAACTCATGGTTTTTCAAATGAGCATGAGAGCTAATGTTGATCAGGGCGCACTTCTTTGTCCGATGATAGATGCGAGACGTATGGAAGTTTATTGTTTAGTTACAGACCATAACCTTAGTGAAATTCAGCCCATGGCACCCAAGGTAATTGACGAATCTTCCTTCACTGATCTTTTAGTGCATAAAAAAATAATCTTCTTTGGTGATGGTGCCGCAAAGTGCAAATCCATTCTTGCCGGCAAGAATGCTGTTTTTATTGATAACCTTTATCCTCAGGCCTCAGCAGTAGGGGTAATGGCATACCAAAAATTTAAACAGACGTTGTTCGAGAGTATAGTTGATTTTGAACCGACTTATTTGAAAGATTTTCAGGTTAAACCACCGCAAGCAGTTAAAGGATGA
- the porU gene encoding type IX secretion system sortase PorU — translation MQKTPTIAWCNSFVFSILLMGVALWHDSSAQNSVLATGTWYKLAVDKDGVYKIDQALFRRMGFNTNQTDPRNIKIYSQGAGMLPQRNSDPRPVDLAECAIFVHGEADGVFHTQDYILFYAQGADKVSFDATRQIFRYEKNRYETENFYFITVGNTPGKRISTADNLAGELPVINTFDTYQYYEVDRFNILKSGREWFGERFELTTDQTIRFNLSHVAENSSIKIVSRVMAQSLSGTSFTVSLNGVQIGQQILAQIPNAQYGVKGQVAADTFFTTSILAGAVGRTTQELRYQYNRPAAGSAVGYLDYCLIQARQHLRLYGTQTQFRSAASVLQPVSKFEIGQTTAQVVVWDITNPMEAKLQASGFNNSTTTFSTATTALKEFIVFQPNAPAPKLIGNIPNQNLRGVPAVDLVIIVHPDFRTEAMRLKAHRENHSNLDVTIATTAEVYNEFSGGKQDVTAIRDFVKHVYDKNPGKLKWLLLFGKGSYDYKDILVDNKNFVPTYQSVNSLHPLLTYSSDDFFGFLENHEGEWRENPADQHTMDIGVGRIPVKTLNEARNVVDKIIRYDTDSKLFNRWRKNIVFVADDGDLIAPNLHQSQADQMARTIDLNHAYFDVKKIYLDAFPQIPGAGGQISPEAKREIDKTFADGALIINYTGHGSERQWAQERIFDEVQIQNLKNDRLPLLVTATCEFGRQDDPVFPSGGELCLLQPGGGAIGLVTTARPVNAGTNFELNRAFYDAFFLKENGKNLSLGEIFRHTKNNSIFGVSNRNFSLIGDPSLYLAIPEHAIKVNTIETLDNSNLLKALSSVIVKGEIVDSDDERIESFNGTLYATLFDKETAFVTLGNENPPFHYKQWFNALFRGKASVINGAFEFEFLLPKNISYAVDEGKLSVYAFDNNIHSDASGYSKDFSVGSSEPNPGLDTTPPAISLYINDKSFINGGLTGSSALLLATLSDNSGINISGYGIGNSIVAVLDENETFVLNDYYEADLDNFTNGEIRFPMFGLKPGKHSVLLKAWDTHNNPGQARIDFLVTDGNELIVETFLNYPNPVYTSTKFAFTHNQAGNDLEASLFLYDYTGQAIQQLNFAIPQSNYEVILPELVLSDDFNKKLNPGLYLARLIVRSLADGSKNERVTKLIISN, via the coding sequence GTGCAGAAAACCCCTACCATAGCCTGGTGTAATAGTTTTGTCTTCTCCATTTTATTGATGGGTGTTGCCCTTTGGCACGACAGTTCAGCACAAAACTCTGTATTGGCTACCGGTACCTGGTACAAACTGGCCGTTGATAAAGATGGTGTCTACAAGATCGATCAGGCGCTGTTCAGAAGAATGGGCTTTAATACAAATCAAACTGATCCGCGCAATATTAAAATTTATTCGCAGGGCGCAGGCATGTTGCCACAACGAAACAGCGACCCACGACCAGTTGATTTAGCAGAGTGTGCAATTTTTGTACATGGAGAAGCCGATGGGGTGTTCCATACGCAAGATTACATTTTGTTTTACGCACAAGGAGCCGATAAAGTATCGTTTGACGCAACACGACAAATATTCCGGTATGAAAAAAACCGATATGAAACTGAAAATTTCTATTTCATAACCGTTGGCAACACACCCGGCAAAAGAATTTCAACAGCGGATAACCTTGCCGGAGAACTTCCGGTTATCAACACATTTGATACGTATCAATACTATGAAGTCGACCGGTTCAATATCCTGAAATCAGGCCGGGAATGGTTTGGTGAACGTTTTGAATTAACAACCGATCAAACCATTCGCTTTAACCTTAGCCACGTTGCCGAAAATTCTTCTATTAAAATTGTTTCGCGGGTAATGGCGCAATCCCTTTCAGGTACTTCTTTTACGGTTTCACTAAATGGTGTACAAATAGGACAACAAATCCTTGCTCAAATTCCAAATGCCCAATATGGAGTGAAAGGACAGGTAGCCGCTGACACTTTTTTTACCACAAGCATTCTGGCAGGGGCGGTAGGCCGCACCACGCAGGAACTTCGATACCAGTATAACAGGCCTGCTGCAGGTAGTGCCGTTGGTTACCTTGACTATTGTTTGATCCAGGCCCGCCAGCACCTCAGGTTGTATGGTACGCAAACCCAATTCCGCTCGGCTGCCAGTGTGCTACAGCCTGTTTCAAAATTCGAAATCGGTCAAACTACTGCACAAGTAGTTGTGTGGGACATCACCAATCCCATGGAAGCAAAACTACAGGCATCAGGTTTTAACAATTCAACCACCACCTTCTCTACTGCAACAACTGCATTAAAAGAATTTATTGTTTTTCAACCCAACGCCCCGGCCCCAAAACTAATTGGTAACATACCCAACCAAAATTTGCGCGGTGTACCGGCAGTTGATTTGGTGATCATCGTACATCCTGATTTTAGAACAGAAGCCATGCGGTTGAAAGCGCACCGTGAAAACCACAGTAACCTGGATGTGACCATCGCTACAACAGCAGAAGTTTATAATGAATTCTCAGGCGGTAAGCAGGACGTAACAGCCATCCGCGATTTTGTAAAGCATGTGTATGACAAAAATCCCGGTAAACTAAAGTGGTTATTGTTGTTTGGTAAAGGCTCGTATGATTACAAAGACATTCTCGTAGATAATAAAAATTTTGTTCCTACTTATCAATCGGTTAATTCCTTACATCCATTGCTAACGTACTCATCCGATGATTTCTTTGGCTTTCTTGAAAACCATGAAGGCGAATGGCGTGAAAACCCGGCCGACCAACATACCATGGACATTGGTGTAGGGAGAATCCCTGTTAAAACCCTGAATGAGGCAAGAAATGTTGTTGATAAAATAATCCGCTACGATACCGATTCGAAACTTTTTAACCGGTGGAGAAAAAATATAGTTTTTGTTGCCGATGATGGCGACCTGATTGCCCCCAACCTCCATCAAAGCCAGGCCGACCAGATGGCGCGTACTATTGACCTTAATCATGCATACTTTGATGTAAAGAAAATTTACCTGGATGCCTTCCCGCAAATACCCGGGGCCGGTGGGCAAATTTCACCTGAAGCAAAAAGGGAAATAGACAAAACTTTTGCCGATGGTGCTTTGATTATTAACTATACCGGTCATGGCAGCGAACGCCAATGGGCGCAGGAAAGGATTTTTGATGAAGTGCAAATCCAAAACTTAAAAAATGATCGACTGCCGTTGTTGGTTACCGCAACATGCGAATTTGGCCGGCAAGACGATCCGGTTTTTCCTTCGGGTGGCGAACTTTGCCTGCTGCAACCCGGTGGTGGGGCCATTGGCCTTGTAACAACCGCGCGGCCTGTAAATGCCGGTACTAATTTTGAATTAAACCGGGCTTTCTACGATGCCTTCTTCCTAAAAGAAAACGGAAAGAATCTTTCATTAGGTGAAATTTTCAGGCACACAAAAAACAACAGCATATTCGGGGTCTCCAACAGAAACTTTTCACTAATTGGGGATCCATCATTATACCTTGCCATTCCTGAACACGCCATAAAGGTAAACACCATCGAAACGCTTGATAACAGCAACCTTCTTAAAGCACTTTCCAGCGTAATTGTAAAGGGAGAGATTGTGGATAGCGATGACGAGCGTATTGAAAGTTTTAACGGAACACTTTACGCTACATTATTTGATAAAGAAACAGCATTTGTTACACTTGGAAATGAAAACCCTCCCTTCCATTACAAGCAATGGTTCAATGCGCTTTTTCGCGGAAAGGCAAGCGTAATAAACGGAGCCTTTGAATTCGAGTTCCTCTTACCAAAAAATATTTCTTACGCTGTAGATGAAGGAAAGCTCAGTGTTTATGCTTTTGATAACAACATCCATTCAGATGCATCGGGCTATTCAAAAGATTTTAGTGTAGGCTCAAGCGAACCAAACCCGGGTCTCGACACAACACCACCGGCAATATCGCTTTACATAAACGACAAATCGTTTATAAACGGTGGACTTACCGGTTCATCAGCCCTGCTACTGGCTACCTTATCAGATAATAGTGGGATAAACATTTCTGGCTATGGCATTGGAAACAGCATTGTTGCCGTGTTGGATGAAAATGAAACCTTCGTACTAAATGACTACTATGAAGCTGACCTCGACAACTTTACTAACGGAGAGATACGCTTCCCAATGTTTGGCTTAAAACCCGGTAAACATTCGGTGTTACTAAAGGCGTGGGATACCCATAACAACCCTGGCCAGGCAAGAATCGATTTTTTAGTTACGGATGGAAATGAGTTGATCGTTGAAACATTCCTCAACTATCCAAACCCCGTTTACACTTCAACAAAATTTGCGTTTACCCATAACCAGGCAGGCAACGATCTGGAAGCAAGCCTCTTTCTTTACGATTATACTGGCCAGGCCATTCAGCAGCTAAACTTTGCCATTCCACAAAGCAACTACGAGGTAATATTGCCTGAGCTTGTCCTTAGCGATGATTTCAACAAAAAACTTAATCCGGGCTTATACTTAGCCCGGTTAATTGTGCGTTCTTTAGCCGATGGCTCTAAAAATGAGCGGGTTACAAAACTTATTATATCGAATTGA